A window of the Thalassospira indica genome harbors these coding sequences:
- a CDS encoding M48 family metallopeptidase has protein sequence MMQLPVNLTRFVQGPMAPSGSRFIVAAMIAATALSGCQTMKAIQAQVSGGTYNTFDGKLIETAEKRVTKPVEVSPFTTLLDQFNVEQDGQEIGFNVKNRTETERAEALKELSARDLELRELQFNSIQELSGEGAQALTSYVYSIVSRLLEEWPYEKPEISVAIIRSDNYRASMSPNGILRLNTSVLLNADDEDEVAAVVAHELAHALFQHHNSDDQQAIEDKSFIVATQFAAGWLGGNSDSPATQNAAKALMVSGFGMYRINNSILYPGWKRHQEDEADLLAVDLLYRAGYDWERMTTVLERLDSEHQRVQAEKIAREQEIEKSKKQLGEYTNLSDVLNVGLSNVGKDLSRMLDGIGDDHAPAAERLLETKLYIQREYLDGDFPPAADTTSLQKVVWEGPGFSAIKKSVYGERARILAERGELDEAQELALKSLDGREDTDPVARRILYLARKEQGQDAKALLNLELARKDPQAGIEIFKLLRDEYAEQGQWDNALQTWHDALLKFPEQITAGIYFPERISLLARAGRATETLDSLKQCQDLNISVYISALCEEAARPITSPEKPLEANSKAEATAQETSNPTDIQSQS, from the coding sequence ATGATGCAACTTCCCGTCAATCTCACGCGCTTTGTGCAGGGACCAATGGCTCCAAGCGGATCTAGGTTCATCGTCGCTGCAATGATTGCTGCAACCGCACTTTCGGGTTGCCAGACAATGAAGGCCATACAGGCACAGGTCTCCGGTGGAACCTACAATACCTTTGATGGAAAACTGATAGAAACAGCAGAAAAACGAGTCACCAAACCCGTCGAAGTTAGCCCATTCACAACACTTCTAGACCAGTTCAACGTCGAACAAGACGGTCAGGAAATAGGCTTTAATGTCAAAAATCGGACGGAAACAGAACGCGCAGAAGCGCTGAAAGAATTGTCTGCACGTGATCTGGAACTTCGCGAACTCCAATTTAACAGCATTCAAGAATTGAGTGGTGAAGGTGCCCAGGCACTTACATCCTACGTTTATTCAATCGTTTCCCGCCTGCTTGAAGAATGGCCCTATGAAAAGCCCGAGATTTCAGTCGCAATCATCAGAAGCGACAATTACCGCGCCTCCATGAGCCCCAATGGCATTCTACGGCTGAACACATCCGTTCTACTTAATGCTGATGACGAAGATGAAGTCGCAGCGGTTGTTGCACATGAACTAGCCCATGCCCTGTTTCAACATCATAACTCCGACGACCAACAGGCGATCGAAGACAAATCATTCATTGTCGCCACTCAGTTTGCTGCCGGATGGCTCGGGGGAAACTCAGACAGCCCCGCCACCCAAAATGCGGCAAAGGCTCTGATGGTTTCCGGGTTTGGGATGTATCGCATTAACAACAGCATCCTGTATCCGGGATGGAAGCGTCATCAAGAGGATGAGGCTGATCTTCTCGCCGTCGATTTACTATATCGCGCGGGATATGACTGGGAACGAATGACGACCGTATTGGAGCGCCTTGATAGTGAGCATCAGCGTGTCCAAGCCGAGAAAATTGCTCGCGAACAAGAAATCGAAAAAAGCAAGAAGCAGCTGGGCGAATATACCAATCTTTCGGATGTTCTGAATGTCGGTTTATCAAATGTCGGCAAGGATCTTTCTAGAATGCTGGATGGAATAGGCGACGACCATGCACCAGCGGCCGAACGCCTTCTGGAGACAAAACTCTATATTCAACGTGAATATCTGGATGGCGATTTCCCACCTGCGGCTGATACTACATCCTTGCAAAAAGTTGTTTGGGAAGGTCCAGGTTTCTCGGCCATTAAAAAGTCGGTGTATGGCGAACGTGCTCGCATTCTCGCCGAACGCGGTGAGTTAGACGAAGCACAAGAACTTGCACTCAAGTCGCTCGATGGTCGCGAAGACACAGACCCGGTTGCCCGACGCATTCTATATCTTGCCCGCAAAGAGCAAGGACAAGATGCCAAGGCATTGCTAAATCTGGAGCTTGCCCGCAAAGACCCCCAAGCTGGGATAGAGATATTCAAACTTTTGCGGGATGAATATGCTGAGCAGGGCCAGTGGGATAATGCCCTTCAAACATGGCATGATGCTTTGCTCAAATTTCCTGAACAAATCACTGCGGGCATTTACTTCCCAGAACGAATTTCGCTTCTGGCCCGCGCAGGCCGCGCAACCGAAACCCTCGACAGTTTGAAACAGTGCCAAGACTTGAACATTAGTGTTTACATCTCAGCTCTGTGCGAGGAAGCCGCAAGGCCAATCACATCACCAGAGAAACCATTAGAAGCCAATTCAAAGGCCGAGGCTACCGCGCAGGAAACCTCGAATCCTACCGACATACAAAGCCAGTCCTGA
- a CDS encoding CHASE2 domain-containing protein, with amino-acid sequence MFIIAALKRHLSEPLRPFYALFRSMPDLLILIAIMFVDPFGFSNSTDERSKDVFYQVTSPFYPDTARDNIAVILIDDASLDTEFFDWPPSFDQYDTLLSSVATYAPKAVFFDLLFLDPRGQEDDLEFFADNIRAIRDFKDTPVFAMGAASIHAGTAECFSESISVLPQIGDAVTDLPFFRFSGYGNDYPMYTMCNGRTLLSPAAELLKAVCSLDSNGSELDGPCPDATLSNVQQITKTIPDAISIRWGEATAPINQRLYPASFDGEGSDCVPPSDKFIEKLLRSASYFIGAFSERLRPDISENCIYHPHMSAFDLIVRAQQASHVATADKAEQANASRKILEDFLNNKVVLIGLDVAGVRDTVISPVQGTVPGVMAHAMALDNALVLGSDLQHAAPVLFWEADGTDAIEIAGLLVLTLLRWRLASNAIASSNSKPDSKRSYVRFALMALGCVAFFFALIAATFFILRWSPINWIGLIGLGWAYIAFCYSTTMQRPNADGYVHE; translated from the coding sequence TTGTTTATTATTGCTGCGTTGAAACGGCACCTTTCAGAGCCGCTACGACCCTTCTACGCACTGTTTCGATCAATGCCGGATCTACTGATCCTGATCGCGATCATGTTCGTGGACCCATTCGGCTTTTCAAATTCCACTGATGAGCGGTCCAAAGATGTCTTTTATCAAGTAACCTCACCTTTCTACCCTGATACTGCGCGTGACAACATCGCAGTCATTCTGATTGATGACGCATCACTCGACACCGAGTTTTTCGATTGGCCTCCATCATTTGATCAGTATGATACATTGCTGTCATCTGTTGCGACTTATGCGCCAAAGGCAGTTTTCTTTGACCTGCTTTTTCTTGATCCGCGCGGGCAAGAAGACGACTTGGAATTCTTCGCCGATAACATCCGTGCTATTCGTGACTTTAAGGATACACCCGTCTTTGCAATGGGTGCAGCGTCGATACACGCGGGAACCGCCGAATGCTTCTCTGAAAGCATCAGCGTTCTGCCGCAGATCGGTGATGCAGTAACCGATCTGCCATTTTTCAGGTTTTCTGGGTATGGAAACGATTACCCGATGTACACTATGTGCAACGGTCGTACCTTGCTCTCACCAGCTGCTGAGCTTCTCAAGGCAGTCTGCAGCTTGGATAGCAACGGAAGCGAGTTAGACGGACCATGTCCGGACGCAACGCTCAGCAACGTACAGCAGATTACCAAAACAATTCCAGATGCGATCTCGATCAGGTGGGGTGAAGCCACCGCACCGATAAATCAACGACTTTATCCGGCAAGCTTCGATGGCGAAGGCAGCGATTGCGTCCCCCCCTCTGACAAGTTCATTGAAAAACTGCTGCGCAGTGCCAGCTATTTTATTGGTGCGTTCTCCGAACGACTACGTCCCGATATCTCCGAGAACTGTATTTACCATCCGCACATGTCGGCCTTTGACCTGATCGTGCGTGCGCAACAGGCAAGTCATGTAGCAACGGCTGACAAAGCAGAACAAGCAAATGCTTCTCGTAAGATTCTGGAAGACTTCCTGAACAATAAGGTGGTCTTGATTGGACTGGATGTTGCTGGAGTGCGTGACACAGTCATCTCCCCGGTTCAGGGAACAGTTCCCGGCGTCATGGCACACGCAATGGCACTCGATAATGCACTTGTACTTGGATCGGATCTGCAACATGCCGCCCCCGTTTTGTTCTGGGAAGCTGACGGAACTGATGCGATTGAAATCGCCGGACTGCTTGTTCTGACATTGCTCCGCTGGCGGCTGGCAAGCAACGCCATAGCTAGCAGCAATTCAAAGCCGGACTCCAAGCGAAGCTATGTCAGGTTTGCGTTGATGGCTCTGGGCTGCGTTGCTTTCTTCTTCGCTCTGATCGCAGCGACCTTCTTCATTCTTCGATGGTCACCGATCAATTGGATCGGCCTGATCGGGCTTGGCTGGGCATATATCGCATTTTGCTACAGTACAACCATGCAACGTCCCAACGCAGATGGATATGTTCATGAGTAG
- the greA gene encoding transcription elongation factor GreA codes for MEKVPMTPQGHQRLEEELKHRKSVERLEIIKAIADAREHGDLSENAEYHAARERQSFCEGRIAELEDVLSRSEVIDIKSLAGDVVKFGAKVQLVDEDTDEETTYQVVGPIEADINAGRISTTSPIGRALIGKSVGDSVEVTVPGGTKSYEILKVDFS; via the coding sequence ATGGAAAAAGTACCAATGACCCCCCAGGGGCATCAGCGTCTCGAAGAAGAACTGAAGCATCGCAAGTCCGTCGAACGTCTTGAAATCATCAAGGCCATCGCGGATGCCCGCGAGCATGGCGATCTTTCGGAAAATGCCGAATACCATGCTGCACGCGAACGCCAAAGTTTCTGCGAAGGTCGTATTGCCGAGCTCGAAGACGTGCTCAGCCGCTCCGAAGTTATCGATATCAAATCCCTTGCGGGTGATGTCGTGAAATTCGGCGCCAAGGTTCAGCTCGTTGACGAAGACACCGACGAGGAAACCACCTATCAGGTGGTTGGCCCGATCGAAGCCGATATCAACGCTGGTCGCATCTCGACCACGTCGCCAATCGGCCGTGCGCTGATCGGCAAGTCGGTCGGTGACTCTGTCGAAGTCACCGTGCCCGGCGGCACCAAAAGCTATGAGATTTTGAAGGTCGATTTCTCGTAA
- the carB gene encoding carbamoyl-phosphate synthase large subunit, with protein MPKRTDIKSILIIGAGPIVIGQACEFDYSGAQACKALKEEGYRVILVNSNPATIMTDPNLADATYIEPIKPAMVAKIIEKERPDAILPTMGGQTALNTALALFNDGTLEKYGVEMIGAKKHVIEKAEDRQLFREAMDKIGLESARSAMVRTFEDAVKALEVTGLPAIIRPSFTLGGEGGGIAYNREEFEQIVRNGLAISPTHEVLIEESILGWKEYEMEVVRDNADNCIIICSIENVDPMGIHTGDSITVAPALTLTDKEYQIMRDASLAVLREIGVDTGGSNVQFAVNPDDGRLIVIEMNPRVSRSSALASKATGFPIAKIAAKLAVGYTLDELDNDITGVTPASFEPTIDYVVTKIPRFTFEKFPGAKPLLGTAMKSVGEAMSIGGCFAESLQKGLRSMETGLTGLNEVKIEGAPDKAAIRAKLTQPIPFRILYAAQAFRHGLTLKEIQGATKFDPWYLKQIEMLVAEEEKVRANGIPTDKQELLRLKKLGFSDARLAELAGKDEDAVRADRHALGLRPVYKRIDTCAAEFPSRTSYMYSMYEGDGFVEPENEAEVTDRKKVIILGGGPNRIGQGIEFDYCCVHAAYALREAGIEAIMVNCNPETVSTDYDTSDRLYFEPLTAEDVIELCQLEQSNGELLGVIVQYGGQTPLKLSAALEKAGVPILGTSPDSIDLAEDRDRFQALINKLGLRQPANGIARSVDEAVKIAEGIGYPIVIRPSYVLGGRAMEIVHTTEDLLRYMHEAVSVSGKSPVLIDSFLQDAIEIDADAVSDGENVFVAGIMQHIEEAGIHSGDSACSLPPYSLDEAMIERLKEQTVQLAKALDVIGLMNVQFAIKDDIIYLIEVNPRASRTVPFVAKATGNPIAKIGARIMAGEKLGDFEIDHGPFKHIAVKEAVLPFNRFPGVDTLLGPEMRSTGEVMGLDTDFGRAFAKAQMAAGHTLPLEGKIFISVKNYDKPAAVQLARDAIALGFGIVATHGTAEALEKEGLDVTPVNKVQEGRPHIVDMMKNGDIKLVFNTTESKQAVVDSFSIRRTALTDDIPYYTTVAGARATLRAIDNLKRGALEVRPVQEYLGDKY; from the coding sequence ATGCCGAAACGTACAGATATCAAATCAATCCTCATCATCGGTGCCGGCCCGATTGTTATTGGTCAGGCTTGCGAGTTTGACTATTCCGGTGCCCAGGCCTGCAAGGCCCTTAAGGAAGAAGGCTACCGCGTCATTCTGGTCAACTCGAACCCGGCGACCATCATGACCGACCCGAACCTGGCCGATGCGACCTATATCGAGCCGATCAAACCGGCCATGGTCGCCAAGATCATCGAAAAGGAACGCCCGGACGCGATCCTGCCGACCATGGGTGGTCAGACGGCCCTGAACACCGCACTCGCCCTGTTTAACGACGGCACGCTTGAAAAATACGGTGTCGAGATGATCGGTGCGAAAAAGCACGTCATCGAAAAGGCCGAAGACCGCCAGCTGTTCCGCGAAGCCATGGACAAGATCGGCCTTGAAAGCGCGCGCTCGGCCATGGTTCGCACCTTTGAGGATGCGGTCAAGGCACTTGAAGTCACCGGCCTTCCGGCGATCATCCGTCCAAGCTTCACCCTTGGCGGCGAAGGCGGCGGTATCGCTTACAACCGTGAAGAGTTCGAACAGATAGTGCGCAATGGTCTGGCGATCTCACCGACCCACGAAGTCCTGATCGAAGAATCCATTCTCGGCTGGAAAGAGTATGAAATGGAAGTCGTCCGCGACAATGCGGATAACTGCATCATCATCTGCTCGATCGAAAACGTCGATCCAATGGGCATCCATACCGGCGACTCAATCACTGTCGCCCCGGCGCTGACCCTGACCGATAAAGAATACCAGATCATGCGCGACGCCTCTCTGGCGGTTCTGCGCGAGATTGGTGTGGATACCGGCGGCTCGAACGTTCAGTTCGCGGTCAACCCGGATGACGGTCGCCTGATCGTGATTGAAATGAACCCGCGTGTGTCTCGTTCTTCCGCACTGGCATCCAAGGCAACCGGCTTCCCGATTGCCAAGATCGCCGCCAAGCTTGCGGTTGGGTATACCCTGGATGAGCTCGATAACGACATCACCGGCGTCACCCCGGCCTCGTTCGAGCCGACCATCGACTATGTCGTCACCAAGATCCCGCGCTTCACCTTTGAAAAATTCCCGGGCGCCAAGCCGCTTCTGGGCACTGCCATGAAGTCGGTCGGCGAAGCGATGTCCATCGGTGGCTGCTTTGCCGAAAGCCTGCAGAAAGGTCTGCGGTCGATGGAGACCGGGCTTACCGGCCTCAATGAAGTCAAAATCGAAGGTGCGCCGGACAAGGCCGCCATTCGCGCCAAGCTGACCCAGCCGATCCCGTTCCGTATCCTTTACGCTGCCCAGGCCTTCCGTCACGGCCTGACGCTTAAGGAAATTCAGGGTGCGACCAAGTTTGACCCCTGGTACCTCAAGCAGATTGAAATGCTGGTGGCCGAGGAAGAAAAAGTTCGCGCAAACGGCATTCCGACCGACAAGCAGGAATTGCTGCGTCTGAAAAAGCTCGGCTTCTCGGACGCTCGTCTTGCCGAACTGGCCGGCAAGGACGAAGACGCTGTTCGTGCGGATCGTCACGCCCTTGGCCTGCGCCCGGTTTACAAGCGCATTGATACCTGTGCGGCCGAATTCCCGTCGCGCACCTCGTACATGTATTCCATGTATGAAGGCGACGGTTTCGTTGAGCCGGAAAACGAGGCAGAAGTCACCGACCGCAAGAAAGTCATCATTCTTGGTGGTGGCCCGAACCGTATCGGTCAGGGCATCGAGTTTGATTATTGCTGTGTACATGCGGCCTATGCGCTGCGCGAAGCAGGTATCGAAGCGATCATGGTCAACTGCAACCCGGAAACGGTTTCAACCGACTATGACACCTCCGACCGTCTGTATTTCGAACCGCTGACCGCCGAAGACGTGATCGAGCTTTGCCAGCTTGAACAAAGCAACGGCGAACTGCTTGGCGTGATTGTTCAGTATGGTGGCCAGACCCCGCTGAAACTTTCTGCGGCCCTTGAAAAGGCAGGCGTTCCGATCCTCGGCACCAGCCCCGACAGCATTGATCTCGCCGAAGACCGCGACCGGTTCCAGGCCCTGATCAACAAGCTTGGCCTGCGTCAGCCGGCAAACGGTATTGCCCGTTCCGTCGACGAAGCCGTCAAAATCGCCGAGGGCATCGGATACCCGATCGTCATCCGCCCAAGCTACGTTCTGGGTGGCCGTGCGATGGAAATCGTTCACACCACCGAAGACCTTCTGCGCTACATGCATGAAGCAGTTTCTGTATCAGGCAAAAGCCCGGTTCTGATCGACAGCTTCCTCCAAGACGCGATCGAAATTGACGCCGACGCCGTATCTGATGGCGAGAACGTCTTTGTCGCAGGCATCATGCAGCATATCGAAGAAGCCGGTATCCATTCCGGGGATTCGGCCTGCTCCCTGCCGCCCTACTCGCTTGATGAAGCGATGATCGAACGCCTTAAGGAACAGACCGTTCAGCTCGCCAAGGCACTTGACGTTATTGGCCTGATGAACGTTCAGTTCGCGATCAAGGATGACATCATCTATCTGATCGAAGTGAACCCGCGTGCCTCGCGTACGGTGCCGTTCGTGGCCAAGGCAACCGGCAACCCGATTGCCAAGATCGGAGCCCGTATCATGGCCGGCGAAAAGCTTGGTGACTTTGAAATCGATCATGGTCCGTTCAAGCATATCGCAGTCAAGGAAGCGGTCCTTCCGTTCAACCGCTTCCCGGGCGTTGATACCTTGCTTGGTCCGGAAATGCGTTCGACCGGCGAAGTCATGGGTCTGGACACCGATTTCGGTCGCGCCTTTGCCAAGGCACAGATGGCAGCAGGCCATACGCTTCCGCTTGAAGGGAAGATCTTCATCTCGGTCAAAAACTATGACAAACCGGCCGCTGTTCAACTGGCGCGCGACGCCATTGCGCTTGGCTTTGGCATCGTTGCGACCCATGGCACTGCAGAAGCTCTTGAAAAAGAAGGGCTGGACGTCACCCCGGTCAATAAGGTACAGGAAGGACGTCCCCATATCGTGGACATGATGAAGAACGGCGATATCAAGCTGGTGTTCAACACCACCGAAAGCAAGCAGGCCGTGGTCGACAGTTTCTCGATCCGCCGTACTGCGCTTACCGATGACATCCCGTACTACACCACTGTCGCCGGTGCCCGCGCAACCTTGCGCGCCATCGACAACCTGAAACGCGGCGCACTTGAAGTCCGTCCCGTTCAGGAATATCTTGGGGACAAGTACTAA
- the carA gene encoding glutamine-hydrolyzing carbamoyl-phosphate synthase small subunit encodes MSAPTHTPPPGASAVLVLADGSVFWGRGVGARGEVVGEVCFNTSITGYQEIMTDPSYAGQMITFTFPHIGNVGTNDEDIENAKPVALGCILRQDITEPSNYRAQKHFNDWLAEHGRIGIAGVDTRRLTKRIRTEGAPNGVICHSEDGSFDIEALIAKANDWPGLEGMDLAKDNSCTTGYDWDEALWTREGGYGKVGNAKHHVVAIDYGVKRNILRNLASLDCKVSVVPATTSADEILAMNPDGIFLSNGPGDPAATGEYAVPTIKTLIDSGKPVFGICLGHQMMALALGAKTMKMDVGHRGANHPVKDTTTGVVEITSQNHGFVVDKDSLPANVEATHFSLFDGSLAGLRLKDKPVFAVQYHPEASPGPHDSHYLFKRFVGLIEDAKA; translated from the coding sequence ATGTCAGCGCCCACGCACACCCCGCCCCCTGGTGCTTCTGCCGTTCTGGTTCTCGCAGATGGTTCAGTTTTTTGGGGACGCGGCGTCGGGGCCCGAGGAGAGGTCGTTGGTGAAGTCTGCTTCAACACGTCGATCACGGGCTATCAGGAAATCATGACCGACCCTTCCTATGCCGGTCAGATGATCACCTTTACCTTCCCCCATATCGGCAATGTCGGCACCAACGACGAAGATATCGAAAACGCCAAACCGGTCGCCCTTGGCTGCATCCTGCGCCAGGACATTACCGAGCCGTCAAACTACCGCGCCCAGAAACATTTCAATGACTGGCTGGCTGAACATGGCCGGATCGGAATCGCCGGCGTAGACACCCGCCGCCTGACCAAACGCATCCGGACCGAAGGCGCGCCAAATGGTGTGATCTGCCACAGCGAAGATGGCAGTTTTGATATCGAAGCCCTGATCGCCAAGGCCAATGACTGGCCGGGTCTCGAAGGCATGGACCTTGCCAAGGACAATAGCTGCACTACCGGTTACGACTGGGACGAAGCCCTTTGGACCCGCGAAGGCGGATACGGTAAGGTTGGCAATGCCAAGCACCACGTTGTTGCCATCGATTACGGTGTAAAGCGCAACATCCTGCGCAATCTCGCAAGCCTTGATTGCAAGGTCTCGGTTGTTCCGGCCACCACCTCGGCCGATGAGATCCTTGCGATGAACCCGGATGGCATCTTCCTGTCAAACGGTCCGGGCGATCCGGCCGCAACTGGCGAATACGCAGTTCCAACCATCAAGACCCTGATCGACAGCGGCAAGCCGGTATTTGGCATTTGCCTGGGTCATCAGATGATGGCGCTGGCGCTTGGTGCGAAAACCATGAAAATGGATGTCGGCCATCGTGGTGCGAACCACCCGGTCAAGGACACGACCACGGGTGTTGTTGAAATCACATCCCAAAACCATGGCTTTGTCGTCGACAAGGACAGCCTGCCTGCAAACGTCGAAGCAACGCACTTCTCGTTGTTTGACGGATCCCTTGCCGGTCTGCGCCTGAAAGACAAGCCGGTCTTCGCTGTTCAGTACCACCCCGAAGCATCGCCGGGGCCGCATGACAGCCACTACCTGTTCAAACGTTTCGTTGGTCTGATCGAGGACGCCAAAGCCTGA
- a CDS encoding GatB/YqeY domain-containing protein produces MLRSQLNDALKKAVLAKDACSVTTVRLILAALKERDIAARSDGNTDGISDDEIINLLQAMVKQRRESIEMYTKGNRPELAEQEASEIEVIEKFLPAQLSDEEIEDAVRGTVSEIGATCLKDMGRTMAALREKYSGTMDFGKAGGVAKKLLG; encoded by the coding sequence ATGCTGCGATCGCAGCTTAACGACGCTTTGAAAAAGGCCGTCCTTGCCAAGGATGCCTGCTCCGTAACCACCGTGCGCCTTATTCTGGCGGCACTGAAAGAACGCGATATCGCCGCACGGAGCGACGGCAACACCGATGGCATTTCAGATGATGAAATCATCAATCTGCTTCAGGCGATGGTAAAACAGCGCCGCGAAAGCATTGAAATGTACACCAAGGGCAATCGCCCGGAACTGGCCGAACAGGAAGCCTCCGAGATCGAGGTCATCGAAAAGTTCCTGCCGGCCCAGCTGTCCGATGAAGAAATCGAAGACGCCGTGCGTGGCACTGTTTCGGAAATCGGTGCGACCTGCCTTAAGGATATGGGCCGCACCATGGCAGCCCTGCGTGAAAAATACAGCGGCACAATGGATTTCGGCAAAGCCGGTGGTGTCGCCAAAAAACTGTTGGGTTAA
- the dnaG gene encoding DNA primase, whose amino-acid sequence MSFPQSFLDDLRARVGLADVVGTSVKLIKRGREYSGLCPFHSEKSPSFTVNEQKGFYHCFGCGAHGDVISFVMNTRGLTFVEAVEVLANQVGMDVPKPSREAQEREQKAKTLYEVMEAACAFFERMLRMPEGKEGLDYFRQRGLDDKTISDFRLGYAPDNRGALKAALKREEIDEKLMIEAGLLIDPEEGGRQSYDRFRGRVMFPILDRRGRVVAFGGRVMGDGKPKYLNSPDTPLFHKGRLLYGLPQAREASRQDAPIIVTEGYMDVIALHRAGFRGAVAPLGTAVTEEQIGELWKMTNEPILCLDGDDAGKRAAVRAAERALPILRPGKSLLFSILPEGEDPDSLMAAPDGFNSFRKIIEHAVPLAELVWRMDVGAHKIDTPERRAALEATINQRVSVIADEAVRSQYNAVFRDRIWKLFKGDRGGKAANRSGNSGGFQNKKSGWGGKRGKNDHFWGPAGKAVPGMSRPPMQKKRDLQDSILLLTLINHPALHDEIGEQLGIYSCADSALDNLRRAVLKLLDDDPGLDCETIKAQLERDGLSETVLRVVSADVIAHAAFAKPETPLERALTGWKQVFSMAVSSLEDEEAKYAVRQLAADTSEEEWERFSHRREDLARRREKVFKLDD is encoded by the coding sequence ATGAGCTTTCCCCAGTCGTTTCTAGACGACCTGCGGGCGCGGGTGGGACTGGCGGACGTCGTCGGTACATCGGTGAAGCTGATCAAACGCGGCCGGGAATATTCCGGGCTGTGCCCGTTCCATTCTGAAAAATCCCCGTCCTTCACGGTTAATGAGCAAAAGGGTTTCTATCACTGCTTTGGCTGTGGCGCGCATGGCGATGTCATCAGCTTTGTGATGAATACCCGTGGCCTGACCTTTGTCGAGGCGGTCGAAGTGCTGGCCAATCAGGTCGGCATGGACGTCCCCAAACCATCGCGCGAAGCTCAGGAACGCGAGCAGAAAGCCAAAACCCTTTACGAAGTCATGGAGGCGGCCTGTGCGTTTTTCGAACGCATGTTGCGGATGCCCGAAGGCAAAGAGGGGCTGGATTACTTCCGTCAGCGCGGGCTGGATGACAAGACGATTTCCGATTTCCGGCTGGGCTATGCCCCGGATAATCGCGGCGCGCTGAAAGCAGCGCTTAAGCGCGAAGAGATCGATGAAAAACTGATGATCGAGGCCGGGCTTCTGATTGACCCCGAAGAGGGCGGTCGCCAAAGCTATGACCGGTTCCGTGGGCGCGTAATGTTCCCGATCCTGGATCGCCGCGGGCGGGTGGTTGCCTTTGGCGGACGCGTCATGGGTGATGGCAAACCAAAATACCTCAATAGCCCGGATACCCCGCTGTTTCACAAGGGGCGGCTATTGTACGGCCTGCCGCAGGCCCGCGAAGCATCGCGTCAGGATGCGCCGATCATCGTCACCGAAGGCTACATGGATGTGATCGCCCTGCATCGCGCCGGTTTTCGCGGGGCCGTGGCGCCGCTGGGGACGGCGGTGACCGAAGAACAGATTGGCGAACTCTGGAAAATGACCAATGAGCCGATACTGTGTCTGGATGGGGATGATGCGGGCAAGCGCGCGGCAGTACGTGCAGCTGAGCGTGCGCTTCCGATCCTGCGTCCGGGCAAGTCGTTACTGTTTTCGATCCTGCCCGAGGGCGAAGACCCGGACAGTCTGATGGCAGCCCCGGACGGCTTTAACAGTTTCCGCAAAATCATCGAACATGCCGTGCCGTTGGCCGAACTGGTTTGGCGCATGGATGTTGGCGCACACAAGATCGATACACCCGAACGCCGTGCCGCGCTTGAAGCGACGATTAATCAGCGGGTTTCGGTGATTGCTGATGAGGCGGTTCGATCGCAATATAATGCGGTGTTCCGTGATCGTATCTGGAAACTGTTCAAGGGCGACCGGGGCGGAAAAGCGGCAAATCGGTCGGGAAATTCGGGCGGTTTCCAAAATAAAAAATCTGGATGGGGTGGCAAACGCGGAAAAAATGACCATTTCTGGGGTCCGGCCGGTAAAGCGGTTCCGGGCATGTCGCGACCACCCATGCAAAAGAAGCGTGACCTGCAGGACTCCATTCTTTTGCTGACATTGATCAACCATCCTGCCTTGCATGATGAGATCGGTGAACAGTTGGGAATCTATAGTTGTGCAGACTCCGCGCTTGACAATCTTCGTCGGGCCGTCTTAAAGCTGCTTGACGATGATCCTGGACTTGATTGCGAAACGATCAAGGCCCAATTGGAGCGCGACGGGCTGTCAGAGACAGTTTTGCGGGTGGTTAGTGCCGATGTTATTGCGCACGCTGCTTTCGCCAAGCCCGAAACGCCGCTCGAACGGGCCCTGACGGGTTGGAAACAGGTTTTTTCCATGGCTGTAAGCTCCCTGGAGGACGAAGAGGCAAAATACGCCGTCCGACAGTTGGCAGCTGATACCAGCGAGGAGGAATGGGAAAGATTTTCTCATAGACGGGAAGATCTGGCCCGACGCCGGGAGAAAGTGTTTAAGCTCGACGACTGA